In Candidatus Poribacteria bacterium, a genomic segment contains:
- a CDS encoding UvrD-helicase domain-containing protein produces the protein MEILQDLNEKQQQAAAHTDGAMLVIAGPGTGKTNVITHRIAHLIRNHQVAPQQIFAVTFTNKAAQEMLDRIKELLGTTQGLEVRIHTFHAFCVRLLRQHADEIGLGKNFAIFNQETQDEVLVECLRELGQNRLTYAPWMLRDIIGAYKLKLEDPTASRGEIRLGDGTIIDDPNEVKDILNLLKAYQTRLASHNALDFDDLISKSVEVLERAPSIRAEYHNHLRFILVDEYQDINAAQYALLKLLVREPQHNVMVVADEDQSIYSWRGSDPIYIGQFKKNFNPAVVELEEHYRCSERILRAAGAVIAKNTRQKESVLKTHRGAGNTLYHYTLDTPDGEANHIITLIKKLVEGRHYSYGDIAVFYRTHQLAEPLVDRLHHERIGFQRIGRTNSFQEDHAQGIISYLNFIQWQLPRDIERAVNFPQQLIDDLTLVRLKWLAQQKGITLIELLRKIDDYPADAGPLTRWNVGQFFQQIDDLSEEIQGEQIHRIANKLFDLLSHRRSPYRTEDMHEIENQLEIAGLPAAADILSSAIDRGDTIHLIASYGVDSYCAAHIIRSTLERYLNLSIHTDLLPPDSSPRSAADKSGVKILVGDFGGLPERRDTTILLGSTSSADANVLQLNKSQSAPSRSVTALRLCQRLLSNFEQPNRADMIVYDLETIDNNPKTAEIIEICANRLSAIGSDLEHYEQLVKPTGSIPKSSTAIHGITNEAVINEPGIEIVLPQFLSFIQDRILIGHNITEFDNPVLERDLGKYLSRGLSNPHYDTLATAQRLYPRESCSLEALATKFNIKHETMHRALEDVQINRQVFDELIKEDLRRRELKSLPELLPVVGIGILAAQEHQRNIERGEGTGDGAETYRQAAERYVQTHRPELDWLNAGLQSTERQSLQEFIDTLTHTPIEESPEDRDWEARRARFMNGVLHFENISVERRLTNFLDYQKLINSADEVEVETDKITLMTLHAAKGTEFPVVIILGMEDGTFPIRRPDQSLSELEEERRLFYVGMTRAQERLYLTSVNRRRGDFERGSSMFLREIPSNLIKGWHPRMKSRR, from the coding sequence ATGGAAATCCTACAGGATCTCAACGAGAAGCAACAGCAAGCCGCAGCCCATACCGATGGTGCAATGCTCGTTATAGCAGGACCCGGCACCGGCAAGACGAATGTCATTACCCACCGCATTGCACATCTTATCCGAAACCATCAGGTAGCACCCCAGCAAATTTTTGCCGTTACCTTCACGAACAAAGCCGCACAGGAGATGCTTGATCGGATTAAAGAGCTGCTTGGCACAACCCAAGGGTTAGAGGTTCGTATCCATACATTCCATGCCTTTTGCGTCCGTCTGCTCCGGCAACACGCGGATGAAATTGGGTTAGGGAAAAACTTCGCAATTTTCAATCAGGAAACACAGGACGAAGTACTAGTTGAATGCCTGCGTGAACTTGGTCAGAACCGGCTAACTTATGCGCCATGGATGCTGCGCGACATCATTGGTGCCTACAAGCTGAAGTTGGAAGATCCAACTGCCAGTCGGGGCGAGATTCGGTTGGGCGATGGGACAATTATTGACGATCCAAACGAAGTAAAAGACATTCTGAACCTGCTCAAAGCCTATCAGACAAGACTTGCCTCTCATAATGCGCTCGATTTTGATGATCTAATCTCTAAATCAGTCGAAGTGCTGGAACGAGCGCCCTCAATTCGTGCGGAGTATCACAATCACCTCCGATTTATCCTCGTTGATGAATACCAAGATATCAACGCCGCTCAATATGCGCTGCTCAAACTCCTTGTGCGCGAACCTCAACATAACGTGATGGTCGTTGCGGATGAGGATCAATCTATCTACAGTTGGCGTGGTTCGGACCCCATATATATTGGACAATTCAAGAAAAATTTTAATCCGGCGGTAGTCGAGTTAGAGGAACATTATCGTTGCAGCGAAAGGATACTGCGAGCCGCTGGAGCGGTGATTGCCAAAAACACCCGTCAGAAAGAGAGCGTTCTGAAAACACACAGAGGCGCTGGCAACACACTTTATCACTACACGCTAGACACCCCTGATGGAGAGGCAAACCACATCATCACGCTCATCAAGAAACTGGTGGAGGGACGGCACTACTCCTATGGCGACATCGCTGTGTTCTACCGCACGCACCAATTAGCGGAACCGTTAGTCGATCGACTGCATCATGAGCGGATCGGGTTTCAGCGCATTGGACGGACTAACTCTTTTCAAGAAGACCACGCACAGGGAATCATTTCCTATCTGAACTTCATTCAATGGCAACTCCCCCGCGATATTGAAAGGGCAGTCAATTTCCCGCAGCAGTTAATCGATGATTTGACCTTGGTCCGGTTGAAATGGCTGGCACAACAGAAAGGCATCACGCTAATTGAACTGCTCAGAAAAATCGATGACTATCCAGCTGATGCGGGTCCTCTCACCCGCTGGAATGTGGGTCAATTCTTCCAACAGATCGATGATTTGAGTGAGGAGATTCAGGGCGAACAGATTCACAGAATTGCAAATAAACTCTTCGACCTCCTTTCACATAGGCGCAGCCCGTACCGTACCGAAGACATGCACGAGATCGAAAATCAACTGGAAATCGCCGGACTGCCTGCTGCAGCGGATATCCTGTCCAGCGCAATTGACCGCGGGGACACCATTCACCTGATTGCGAGCTATGGGGTTGATTCCTATTGCGCTGCCCATATCATCAGAAGCACATTAGAGCGATACCTGAACCTTTCGATTCATACAGACCTACTGCCCCCTGACTCGTCCCCTCGTTCTGCAGCAGACAAGAGTGGCGTCAAGATCTTGGTTGGCGACTTTGGCGGATTGCCTGAACGTAGGGATACAACAATCCTACTCGGCTCTACGTCTAGTGCAGATGCAAATGTCCTCCAACTCAACAAGTCACAGTCCGCCCCATCTCGCAGTGTTACAGCGTTGAGATTATGCCAGCGACTCTTGAGCAATTTCGAACAGCCAAACCGCGCGGACATGATCGTCTATGATCTCGAAACCATTGACAATAATCCAAAAACCGCCGAGATTATTGAAATCTGTGCGAATCGATTGAGCGCAATCGGCAGTGATCTTGAACACTACGAGCAGCTCGTTAAACCAACGGGTAGTATTCCGAAATCGAGTACGGCGATCCACGGTATCACCAACGAAGCCGTGATAAATGAGCCTGGTATTGAGATAGTTCTGCCACAATTCCTGAGTTTCATCCAAGATCGGATACTCATCGGGCACAACATCACCGAGTTCGACAACCCTGTGCTTGAACGCGATCTCGGAAAATATCTCAGCCGTGGGCTTTCCAACCCTCACTACGATACCCTCGCCACCGCGCAACGCCTCTATCCACGCGAAAGCTGTAGTTTAGAAGCTCTCGCCACTAAATTCAATATCAAACATGAGACCATGCACCGAGCGCTTGAAGACGTACAGATCAACCGGCAAGTGTTTGATGAGTTGATAAAAGAAGATCTGCGCCGCCGGGAACTGAAATCCCTGCCCGAACTCTTACCAGTGGTCGGTATCGGAATACTTGCCGCACAAGAGCACCAACGGAACATCGAAAGAGGCGAAGGAACAGGAGACGGAGCAGAAACTTATCGCCAAGCTGCTGAACGTTATGTTCAAACACATCGTCCAGAGCTAGACTGGCTCAATGCCGGCCTGCAATCGACGGAAAGACAGTCTCTGCAAGAGTTCATTGACACACTAACCCATACGCCGATTGAAGAGTCGCCGGAAGATAGGGACTGGGAAGCGAGACGGGCCAGATTTATGAACGGCGTTTTGCATTTCGAGAACATCAGTGTCGAAAGACGTCTCACCAATTTTCTCGATTATCAGAAGCTGATCAACAGTGCCGATGAAGTCGAGGTCGAAACGGACAAGATCACATTGATGACCCTCCACGCAGCAAAGGGCACAGAATTTCCTGTCGTTATCATCCTAGGGATGGAGGACGGAACATTCCCGATTCGGCGCCCTGATCAATCATTATCAGAACTAGAAGAGGAACGTCGCCTGTTTTACGTCGGCATGACCCGCGCTCAAGAGCGGCTTTACCTTACATCTGTCAATCGTCGCAGAGGCGATTTTGAGCGTGGCAGCTCAATGTTTCTCCGGGAAATCCCATCCAACCTAATCAAAGGTTGGCATCCTCGTATGAAAAGCAGGCGATAA
- a CDS encoding alkaline phosphatase family protein, whose amino-acid sequence MPTNSNVSNLSPAKRAIVIGMDGASMELVKNVIDWGHAPNMERLLEQGVFRPMIGVFPTLTPPGWTALSTGSWPGTHRVMDFNIRALGEQLDKTVWGINTGLCQSEYLWNLVERAGRKPILVKWEMSWPPTVTTGIQVEGTGPGVSNHHQVAGYHLFVSGKWTPRPIGGERDPETLDPSGLQDVSDIDPVTVASIGGKGWTDLPNSTQPPLEVQLTIQPLTRGRADMNRGKQGTPKPFFGLIYAAGENGYDRVRVCRSRSGTDTVTELGVGDWSDLWLDTFEIDGVDVEGYVRMKLITLTPTADAFELFVPQIWPREGYTVPAEIALEIDKELSPFRQNPGRDALGVVDDDTYFESLEYHHERLADVAELLTKTHEWDVLMVETHAPDYTSHFFLSQADEISGAPPETIQRCRDGVIRTYASTDRMIGRVMELADDDTVILVCSDHGGTPNQFRSVNITEVLEEAGFIVYKEGTQEIDWSRTRAVDVGLVHIFINLKGREPEGIVDPADYEATQREIIAALHAYKDPETGRHPFTLALTHADAEMVNLTSNLVGDVVYALRPEFDGAHGKQLPSVSFGIGGQHSTFILSGAGVREGVALQRQVRVIDVTPTLCHLLGLPMPRNVEGGVVYEALEDPDWHLNALKKLANG is encoded by the coding sequence ATGCCTACGAATTCTAACGTATCAAATCTGTCCCCGGCGAAACGTGCAATTGTGATTGGCATGGATGGTGCCAGTATGGAACTGGTCAAAAACGTGATTGATTGGGGACACGCCCCGAATATGGAGCGGTTATTGGAGCAAGGGGTTTTTCGGCCCATGATCGGCGTTTTTCCAACCCTGACCCCACCGGGGTGGACAGCGCTCAGCACCGGTTCGTGGCCCGGTACTCATCGAGTGATGGATTTCAATATTCGTGCTTTGGGAGAGCAGTTGGATAAAACCGTTTGGGGCATCAATACGGGCCTCTGCCAATCCGAATACCTCTGGAATCTTGTGGAGCGCGCCGGACGAAAACCGATCCTCGTCAAATGGGAAATGTCTTGGCCCCCCACCGTAACGACTGGTATCCAAGTGGAAGGGACAGGACCGGGTGTATCAAACCACCATCAGGTTGCTGGTTACCATCTTTTCGTTAGTGGAAAATGGACACCGCGTCCAATTGGTGGAGAACGCGATCCAGAGACATTGGATCCAAGCGGATTACAGGATGTTAGTGACATCGATCCAGTCACAGTGGCATCAATCGGAGGCAAGGGCTGGACGGATCTACCCAACTCGACGCAACCGCCGCTCGAAGTACAGTTGACAATCCAACCGCTCACACGCGGACGGGCAGATATGAACCGTGGCAAACAGGGTACTCCTAAGCCCTTCTTCGGGCTGATTTACGCTGCCGGTGAAAACGGCTACGATCGCGTGCGGGTATGTCGAAGCCGATCGGGAACTGATACCGTTACAGAACTTGGTGTAGGAGATTGGAGTGATTTGTGGCTGGATACCTTCGAGATTGATGGGGTTGATGTCGAGGGGTATGTACGCATGAAACTGATTACGCTGACCCCGACTGCGGATGCCTTTGAACTCTTCGTTCCGCAGATCTGGCCCCGCGAGGGGTACACCGTTCCCGCCGAAATTGCGTTGGAGATCGACAAGGAACTTAGCCCTTTTCGTCAAAACCCCGGACGAGATGCCTTGGGTGTGGTCGACGATGACACCTATTTTGAATCCTTAGAATACCACCATGAGCGTCTTGCCGATGTTGCAGAACTTCTAACAAAAACACATGAGTGGGATGTTCTTATGGTGGAAACCCATGCGCCAGATTACACGAGCCACTTCTTCTTGAGTCAAGCGGACGAAATAAGTGGTGCACCTCCCGAAACAATCCAACGGTGTCGAGATGGCGTTATTCGGACTTACGCTTCGACCGATCGGATGATCGGGCGTGTGATGGAACTCGCGGACGATGACACGGTTATCCTTGTTTGCTCAGATCACGGTGGGACACCAAACCAGTTCCGTTCGGTAAATATTACCGAAGTGCTAGAAGAAGCTGGCTTCATCGTTTACAAAGAAGGGACACAAGAGATCGATTGGTCGAGGACCCGTGCTGTTGATGTTGGCTTGGTGCATATCTTCATCAACCTCAAGGGTCGTGAACCCGAGGGCATTGTTGATCCCGCCGATTATGAGGCGACGCAGCGCGAGATTATCGCTGCCCTTCACGCCTATAAGGACCCGGAGACCGGTAGGCATCCATTCACGCTCGCATTGACACATGCGGACGCTGAGATGGTGAATCTCACCAGCAACCTTGTCGGCGATGTGGTTTACGCCTTGCGCCCGGAGTTTGATGGCGCGCACGGCAAACAACTTCCGTCCGTCAGCTTTGGGATCGGTGGGCAGCACTCGACGTTCATTCTTTCCGGTGCAGGCGTCCGTGAAGGTGTGGCACTTCAGAGGCAGGTGCGGGTTATTGATGTCACACCGACGCTTTGCCATCTGTTGGGGCTCCCCATGCCTCGGAACGTCGAAGGCGGTGTTGTGTATGAAGCGTTGGAAGATCCGGACTGGCACTTAAACGCCCTTAAAAAGTTAGCAAACGGTTAA
- a CDS encoding aldo/keto reductase encodes MKTKILGRTGLEVPIVGLGAAFIGIPTANQAAEEYPEDPNNLRGDEFLTSYMEEALGVQTIHAAIEAGSTLIDTAPLYGGTRSETTIGRALKERPDLAAKCTVTTKVGQITMDAKDFSFDAILRDVEASQQRLGIEQFDVLYIHDPMDAPMEQVMGQDGALGALRKLQKEGIVQYVGVAANEPETNAPYIETGEFDAAVVPEAWSLLNQLAVEHILPAAEKHNVGLVVATPLERGLLATGPVADINYLARNFSQRCLDHVSKIQGLCRDYDIPMVAASLQWCTRHPQIASTIPGARTSAEAVENARAGTVEIPETFWEELAPLVQHFEIGVDR; translated from the coding sequence ATGAAAACCAAAATTCTGGGTAGAACCGGACTGGAGGTGCCGATTGTAGGTTTGGGAGCTGCGTTTATTGGTATCCCCACAGCCAACCAGGCTGCTGAGGAATACCCTGAAGATCCCAATAACCTTCGGGGCGATGAATTTCTGACTAGCTACATGGAGGAAGCGCTCGGTGTCCAAACCATCCATGCTGCCATCGAGGCGGGCAGCACACTCATCGACACCGCTCCCCTTTACGGTGGCACCCGCAGCGAGACCACAATCGGTCGTGCGCTGAAGGAACGTCCCGATCTGGCTGCCAAATGCACCGTTACCACTAAGGTCGGACAGATCACAATGGATGCGAAGGATTTTAGTTTTGATGCAATCCTGCGTGACGTGGAAGCCAGCCAGCAACGTCTAGGCATCGAACAATTTGATGTGCTCTATATTCACGATCCCATGGACGCTCCGATGGAGCAGGTGATGGGACAAGATGGTGCGTTGGGGGCGTTGCGGAAACTACAGAAGGAGGGAATTGTTCAGTATGTTGGTGTTGCAGCTAACGAACCCGAAACGAACGCACCCTACATCGAAACCGGGGAATTTGATGCTGCTGTGGTGCCAGAGGCTTGGAGTCTTCTGAACCAGCTTGCGGTGGAACATATCCTGCCTGCTGCGGAAAAACATAACGTGGGGCTCGTCGTGGCTACGCCGCTTGAACGAGGATTGCTTGCAACGGGACCAGTTGCGGACATCAACTATTTAGCGCGGAACTTCAGTCAGCGCTGCCTCGACCACGTTTCCAAAATTCAGGGACTGTGTCGGGACTACGATATTCCGATGGTGGCTGCTTCTCTCCAATGGTGTACCCGCCACCCACAGATCGCTTCCACAATTCCGGGTGCCCGTACCTCGGCAGAAGCGGTCGAGAACGCGCGAGCGGGAACGGTTGAAATACCGGAGACCTTCTGGGAAGAACTGGCACCGCTTGTCCAACATTTTGAGATTGGAGTTGACCGCTAG
- a CDS encoding DUF4398 domain-containing protein, with protein MKQISIIMAVLTIVLMGLGCSSTTRLATEIIYDTKVQVEAAKAANAQDFASQELIDAEQMLARSEEVLSMGKGTEAYRLGMRAHLKAKIAEAIAHANQLEAEASNAEGALELKLRNAEAAQRELEQAEQELEALQSTPEE; from the coding sequence ATGAAACAGATATCAATCATAATGGCTGTCTTAACCATTGTTCTCATGGGTCTTGGTTGTAGTTCGACAACTCGGCTTGCGACGGAAATTATATACGACACGAAAGTGCAGGTGGAAGCAGCCAAAGCAGCGAACGCTCAAGATTTCGCATCTCAAGAACTGATTGATGCCGAGCAGATGCTTGCTCGGTCAGAAGAGGTTCTGAGCATGGGAAAAGGGACAGAGGCATATCGACTGGGAATGCGTGCTCACTTGAAGGCTAAAATTGCGGAAGCCATTGCGCACGCGAATCAGTTGGAGGCGGAAGCTAGTAATGCAGAGGGAGCGCTGGAACTGAAATTGAGGAATGCAGAAGCCGCACAGAGAGAGTTGGAACAGGCAGAGCAGGAATTAGAAGCGTTACAGTCAACGCCTGAAGAATAG
- a CDS encoding ABC transporter ATP-binding protein, giving the protein MTNSPLIRMHGITKRFGTVLANDGADFSLQPGEIHAIVGENGAGKSTLMKILYGLYRPNEGKIHFRETPVHISSPRTAIKRGIGMVQQHFTLIPALTALENIVLAKEPRRFKTLLDTREAHRRITALADQLGFHLDLHATVDTLPIGAQQYTEILKALYHGAEILILDEPTAVLAPQEISGLFHCLRGLKAEGKNVILITHKLSEVMAIADTITVMRNGKSVASLPRAGTDAAELSELMIGKKTFNDSPRQSRSARLSEPMLHLEGITLRAMNGRALLDGICLDVFAGEILGVAGVEGNGQDELIEVLTGLRKCDGGTITLNDESIANRSPAEIRRKHVVHLPADRHRHGISLDDRVDENLILGSHNQPPFCRHGLLKQKAAHKFADAVIKKYEIRAGGVDVPIRTLSGGNQQKAVVARELESDPELIIAAHPTRGLDISAAEFVHQQLIDARNRSKAVLLISADLEELLSLSDRIAVMYNGQIAGILQPSETDEAALGALMLG; this is encoded by the coding sequence ATGACCAACTCACCGCTCATTAGAATGCACGGTATCACCAAACGGTTTGGCACAGTTCTGGCTAACGATGGAGCAGATTTTTCGCTGCAACCCGGCGAGATCCACGCCATCGTCGGAGAAAATGGTGCCGGCAAATCGACACTCATGAAGATCCTCTATGGGCTTTACCGACCGAACGAGGGGAAGATACACTTTCGAGAGACGCCGGTTCACATCAGCAGTCCTCGTACTGCAATTAAGCGCGGTATCGGTATGGTACAGCAGCACTTCACGCTCATCCCGGCGCTAACCGCCCTCGAAAATATCGTCCTAGCGAAAGAACCACGTCGATTTAAAACCCTGCTTGATACGAGAGAAGCGCACCGTAGAATCACAGCGCTCGCCGACCAACTCGGATTTCATCTCGATCTCCATGCCACGGTGGACACCCTCCCAATCGGTGCGCAACAGTATACAGAAATCCTCAAAGCCCTCTATCACGGAGCAGAGATCTTAATCCTTGATGAACCAACAGCAGTCCTTGCACCACAGGAGATTTCCGGGCTATTTCACTGCCTGCGCGGCTTAAAAGCGGAGGGAAAGAACGTTATTCTGATTACGCATAAACTCAGTGAAGTCATGGCAATTGCCGATACAATTACGGTGATGCGGAATGGTAAATCCGTTGCATCACTTCCCAGAGCGGGGACCGATGCGGCTGAACTGTCCGAGTTAATGATCGGCAAAAAAACTTTCAACGATAGCCCACGCCAGAGCAGGTCCGCTAGACTTAGCGAACCTATGCTGCATCTAGAAGGTATCACACTTCGCGCCATGAACGGACGTGCCCTGTTAGATGGAATCTGTCTCGACGTTTTCGCGGGAGAAATTCTGGGGGTCGCCGGGGTGGAAGGAAACGGACAAGACGAACTCATTGAGGTACTGACCGGGTTGCGGAAATGCGATGGCGGCACAATTACGCTCAATGACGAGTCAATTGCCAACCGATCACCGGCTGAGATTCGGAGGAAGCACGTGGTGCATCTGCCAGCCGACCGACATCGCCACGGAATCAGCCTCGACGACCGGGTGGACGAAAACTTAATCCTCGGCAGTCACAACCAGCCTCCATTTTGCCGACATGGATTGCTTAAGCAAAAAGCCGCCCATAAATTTGCCGATGCTGTGATTAAAAAGTACGAAATCCGTGCCGGGGGCGTAGATGTACCAATCCGCACCCTCTCCGGCGGGAATCAGCAGAAAGCAGTTGTGGCACGCGAGTTGGAAAGCGATCCCGAACTAATCATTGCAGCGCACCCCACACGTGGACTGGACATCAGTGCTGCCGAGTTTGTGCACCAACAGCTGATTGATGCCCGGAACCGGTCTAAGGCAGTTCTACTCATCTCCGCAGATTTGGAGGAACTCTTGAGTCTGAGTGATCGGATTGCAGTGATGTATAACGGGCAAATTGCCGGTATCCTCCAACCATCGGAGACAGATGAAGCAGCGCTAGGGGCACTAATGCTTGGATAA
- a CDS encoding Ldh family oxidoreductase, protein MNVVPDEFIRVMPDALRSFINEAFQKAGTSEKDAAHMAHLLVLTDLRGVFSHGTRQTPGYVDMMLDGKVNPRPTVRCIDDSPTTVIYDGDGGMGHFASYHAAKAAVRKAKEMGLGAATSRNHFHFGSAGKYTRLAAEADCVGFAVSCHRFRHSSDGVIATATGASPMSFAIPAGNQPPIVADMATGIDAKLPLDQAFEQSPAAFFKMLGLSHVSHALGGFMAGIWLFDKPPDPPTIWEGANQGAFITAIDISRFRPIDEFKAEIDQHIHDARQMQPAPGYDRSDLPGGLEWEREREWAESGIPVGEVHQEQLQIVAERVGIPLPF, encoded by the coding sequence ATGAATGTAGTTCCAGACGAATTTATCCGCGTTATGCCAGACGCACTTCGAAGTTTCATCAATGAAGCTTTCCAAAAGGCGGGAACCTCGGAAAAGGATGCTGCGCACATGGCGCACCTGCTAGTTCTCACGGATCTACGCGGTGTGTTCAGCCACGGCACGCGCCAGACGCCGGGATATGTAGACATGATGCTTGACGGCAAAGTGAACCCACGTCCTACCGTTCGCTGCATTGACGACTCCCCAACGACAGTAATCTACGATGGCGATGGCGGCATGGGACATTTTGCCTCGTACCATGCTGCGAAGGCAGCGGTAAGAAAAGCGAAAGAGATGGGGCTAGGCGCCGCAACGAGTCGGAATCACTTTCATTTTGGGAGCGCCGGCAAGTATACACGGCTCGCAGCTGAAGCGGATTGCGTGGGATTTGCGGTCTCTTGCCACCGTTTTCGCCACAGTTCCGATGGCGTGATTGCTACCGCAACAGGGGCTTCACCGATGAGTTTTGCGATTCCGGCGGGCAACCAACCGCCAATAGTCGCCGATATGGCAACGGGCATTGATGCCAAGCTGCCATTGGACCAAGCGTTTGAACAGAGCCCCGCCGCCTTCTTCAAGATGCTGGGTTTGAGCCATGTGAGCCATGCGCTCGGTGGGTTTATGGCAGGCATCTGGCTATTTGATAAGCCGCCGGATCCGCCGACAATCTGGGAAGGTGCCAATCAAGGTGCTTTCATCACAGCTATTGACATCTCGCGGTTCCGACCGATTGATGAATTCAAAGCAGAGATTGACCAACATATCCACGATGCACGACAGATGCAACCTGCACCCGGTTATGATCGATCGGATCTCCCCGGCGGCTTAGAATGGGAACGCGAACGGGAGTGGGCAGAAAGTGGCATCCCGGTCGGCGAAGTACATCAGGAACAGTTGCAAATAGTTGCTGAACGAGTCGGTATTCCTCTGCCATTCTAA
- a CDS encoding creatininase family protein has protein sequence MSQIKSVLLWENPRRYIREAIDAGTLRGAIIPTGSTEQHNEHLAMIHDTASAVHVSKLAAQKLFPEVIVTTPLAIGVSEHWMDHKGTLTLRAEVFGQVLYDVADSMRRHGITNILIINGHAGNAGPVTERLDGYREQLGINIDFHSYWEAYSPEFVQEQMETGRCPGHAAEFETAFAWAAFPENVDWDGVDYDSAKLTISNPDQAEADRMYHHDAKLATAEKGQAMIDVAVDWVADRMQQMMG, from the coding sequence ATGTCTCAGATTAAATCTGTTCTATTGTGGGAAAATCCCCGACGATATATCCGCGAAGCTATTGATGCCGGAACGCTCAGGGGCGCGATAATCCCAACAGGCAGCACTGAGCAACATAACGAACATTTGGCAATGATCCACGATACCGCAAGTGCGGTGCATGTCTCAAAACTGGCTGCACAAAAGTTATTTCCCGAAGTAATTGTGACCACACCGCTGGCGATTGGCGTGTCGGAGCACTGGATGGATCACAAGGGAACACTGACACTTCGCGCCGAGGTATTCGGGCAGGTTCTCTATGATGTGGCAGATAGTATGCGTCGGCACGGGATTACAAATATATTGATTATCAACGGGCACGCTGGCAATGCCGGACCCGTAACTGAACGGTTAGATGGCTACCGTGAACAACTCGGCATCAACATTGACTTTCACTCGTATTGGGAGGCGTACTCCCCTGAGTTTGTCCAAGAGCAGATGGAGACGGGCAGATGCCCCGGTCATGCTGCGGAGTTTGAAACAGCGTTTGCGTGGGCAGCGTTTCCGGAAAATGTCGATTGGGATGGCGTAGATTATGACAGCGCCAAGTTGACCATCTCAAACCCGGATCAGGCTGAAGCCGATCGGATGTATCATCATGATGCGAAACTAGCAACTGCCGAAAAAGGACAGGCGATGATCGATGTCGCTGTCGATTGGGTTGCCGACAGGATGCAGCAGATGATGGGATAG